From Actinoplanes oblitus, a single genomic window includes:
- a CDS encoding flotillin family protein has translation MDVVSTGFGVLVAVVVLIAIGVLFFLSRMFRKVEQGKALIVSKVRRVDVTFTGAVVLPVLHKAEIMDISVKTIEISRTGREGLICRDNIRADIRITFFVRVNKTTEDVIKVAQAIGTSRASNEATLQELFNAKFSEALKTVGKQLDFVDLYTKRNDFRDQIIEVIGTDLNGYSLEDAAIDFLEQTPLGSLDPKNILDAQGIRKITELTAIEAVRTNDFRRNEEKEITRQDVDAREAILELERRKADAEIKQRREIETIRAREEAEIALARAEETLRSEAARIKTEQQLGVQAENKNREIAVAEKNRERVIAIETERIEKDRMLEVIGRQRETELSTIAKDKEVETEKRSMAEVIRERIAVEKTVAEQEENIKRLRTVEEAERTRQAVIINAEAEAQEALVKDIKAAEAAEAAAKFKAREQLLLAEARQQSAELDARAKIRLAEGIQAETAAAGLADVQVRERNAEVIEKTGRAEAEVIEKTGLAEAAVERQKALVAAEAIKEKLKGEAEGLEQKAGAMAALDDVTRAHEEYRLRLEMEKEIRLAGINVHKEIAEAQAMVVAAGLEKADIDIVGGDSVFFDKLVGSISLGKSIDGFVEHSSVAQAVGARYLNGDGDLAEDLRKVAGAVSTADVANLSVAAAVANQIRNEKKDRSE, from the coding sequence ATGGACGTTGTCTCGACCGGTTTCGGTGTGCTTGTCGCCGTCGTCGTACTCATCGCGATCGGCGTGCTGTTCTTCCTCAGCCGGATGTTCCGGAAGGTGGAGCAGGGCAAGGCTCTGATCGTCTCCAAGGTGCGCCGGGTCGACGTCACCTTCACCGGCGCGGTGGTGCTGCCGGTCCTGCACAAGGCCGAGATCATGGATATCTCGGTGAAGACGATCGAGATCTCCCGCACCGGCCGGGAAGGCCTGATCTGCCGGGACAACATCCGCGCGGACATCCGGATCACCTTCTTCGTCCGGGTCAACAAGACCACCGAAGACGTGATCAAGGTGGCCCAGGCGATCGGCACCAGCCGGGCCAGCAACGAGGCCACCCTGCAGGAGTTGTTCAACGCGAAGTTCTCCGAGGCGCTCAAGACGGTCGGCAAGCAGCTCGACTTCGTCGACCTCTACACCAAGCGCAACGACTTCCGGGATCAGATCATCGAGGTGATCGGCACCGACCTGAACGGGTACAGCCTGGAGGACGCGGCCATCGACTTCCTCGAGCAGACCCCGCTCGGCTCGCTGGACCCGAAGAACATCCTGGACGCCCAGGGCATCCGGAAGATCACTGAGCTGACCGCCATCGAGGCGGTGCGCACCAACGACTTCCGGCGCAACGAGGAGAAGGAGATCACCCGCCAGGACGTGGACGCCCGCGAGGCGATCCTCGAGCTGGAGCGCCGCAAGGCGGACGCGGAGATCAAGCAGCGCCGCGAGATCGAGACCATCCGGGCCCGCGAGGAGGCCGAGATCGCCCTGGCCCGGGCCGAGGAGACGCTGCGCTCGGAAGCCGCCCGGATCAAGACCGAGCAGCAGCTCGGCGTGCAGGCGGAGAACAAGAACCGGGAGATCGCGGTCGCCGAGAAGAACCGCGAGCGGGTCATCGCGATCGAGACCGAGCGCATCGAGAAGGACCGGATGCTCGAGGTGATCGGCCGCCAGCGGGAGACCGAGCTGTCCACCATCGCGAAGGACAAGGAGGTCGAGACCGAGAAGCGGTCGATGGCCGAGGTGATCCGGGAGCGGATCGCGGTGGAGAAGACGGTGGCCGAGCAGGAGGAGAACATCAAGCGCCTGCGCACCGTCGAGGAGGCCGAGCGGACCCGCCAGGCGGTCATCATCAACGCCGAGGCCGAGGCCCAGGAGGCCCTGGTCAAGGACATCAAGGCGGCCGAGGCGGCGGAGGCCGCCGCCAAGTTCAAGGCCCGCGAGCAGCTGCTGCTGGCCGAGGCCCGGCAGCAGTCGGCCGAGCTGGACGCCCGCGCCAAGATCCGCCTCGCCGAGGGCATCCAGGCCGAGACGGCGGCGGCCGGCCTGGCCGACGTCCAGGTCCGCGAGCGCAACGCCGAGGTGATCGAGAAGACCGGCCGCGCCGAGGCCGAGGTGATCGAGAAGACCGGCCTGGCCGAGGCCGCCGTCGAGCGGCAGAAGGCGCTGGTCGCCGCCGAGGCGATCAAGGAGAAGCTGAAGGGCGAGGCCGAGGGTCTCGAGCAGAAGGCCGGCGCGATGGCCGCGCTCGACGACGTCACCCGCGCGCACGAGGAGTACCGCCTGCGGCTGGAGATGGAGAAGGAGATCCGGCTGGCCGGCATCAACGTGCACAAGGAGATCGCCGAGGCGCAGGCCATGGTGGTGGCGGCCGGCCTGGAGAAGGCGGACATCGACATCGTCGGCGGCGACTCGGTCTTCTTCGACAAGCTGGTCGGCTCGATCTCGCTCGGCAAGAGCATCGACGGGTTCGTCGAGCACAGCTCGGTCGCCCAGGCGGTCGGCGCGCGCTACCTCAACGGCGACGGTGACCTGGCCGAGGACCTGCGCAAGGTGGCCGGCGCGGTGTCGACAGCGGACGTGGCGAACCTGAGCGTCGCGGCGGCGGTGGCCAACCAGATCAGGAACGAGAAGAAGGACCGGTCTGAGTGA
- a CDS encoding helix-turn-helix transcriptional regulator produces MDREQLAHFLRTRREALQPEDVGLPRGPRRRTGGLRREEVAALAGMSADYYGRIEQQRGPAPSDQMLAALARAMHLSLAERDHLFQLGGHPAPRRSLRDDHISPGMMRIVDRLTDTPAMVLSRFGETLRQTPMAVALFGDETRFTGLARATVYRWFTDPASRRVYPERDHPRHGRYFTASLRRAYAADPDGRAGELVAALLAASPEFAALWDEHQVGLTHVDRKTLVHPQLGELELWCQNLYDPEQEHTLLVFTAAPGSASHEKLQLLAAVS; encoded by the coding sequence ATGGATCGGGAACAACTGGCCCATTTTCTGCGGACCCGGCGCGAGGCGCTGCAGCCGGAGGACGTCGGACTGCCGCGCGGACCCCGCCGGCGGACCGGTGGCCTGCGGCGCGAGGAGGTGGCGGCGCTGGCCGGCATGTCGGCCGACTACTACGGGCGCATCGAGCAGCAGCGCGGGCCGGCGCCGTCCGACCAGATGCTCGCCGCGCTGGCCCGGGCCATGCACCTGAGCCTGGCGGAGCGGGACCACCTGTTCCAGCTGGGCGGGCATCCGGCGCCGCGCCGGTCGCTGCGTGACGACCACATCAGCCCCGGCATGATGCGGATCGTCGACCGGCTGACGGACACCCCGGCCATGGTGCTGTCCCGGTTCGGCGAGACGCTGCGGCAGACACCGATGGCGGTGGCCCTGTTCGGCGACGAGACCCGGTTCACCGGGCTGGCCCGGGCGACGGTCTACCGCTGGTTCACCGATCCGGCGAGCCGGCGCGTCTACCCGGAGCGGGACCACCCGAGGCACGGGCGGTACTTCACGGCGAGCCTGCGGCGAGCGTACGCGGCCGATCCGGACGGCCGGGCCGGCGAGCTGGTCGCGGCGCTGCTCGCGGCCAGCCCGGAGTTCGCCGCGCTCTGGGACGAGCACCAGGTCGGCCTCACCCACGTCGACCGCAAGACGCTGGTCCACCCGCAGCTCGGCGAGCTCGAGCTGTGGTGCCAGAACCTGTACGACCCGGAGCAGGAACACACCCTGCTCGTCTTCACCGCGGCGCCCGGCTCGGCCAGTCACGAGAAGCTGCAGCTGCTCGCCGCCGTGTCGTGA
- a CDS encoding SDR family NAD(P)-dependent oxidoreductase, with product MSKIALITGGNRGLGRATALALIDAGIEVVYTHRGDPGEKIDAIPLELSVGKLETYDAFAAELRRVLRDRFGREDFDFLVNNAGVGIHASIAETTVEAFDELLDVHWRGMFFLTQKLLPLIADGGRIINLSTGLARFTGDNYAAYAAMKGAVEVFTRYLAKELGPRRITANVVAPGATATDFAGGMLRDNEQVRAGLASVIALGRVGEPAEIAGVIAAMLGEGTGWINGQRIEASGGMRL from the coding sequence ATGTCCAAGATCGCCCTGATCACCGGCGGCAACCGCGGCCTCGGCCGGGCCACCGCCCTGGCCCTGATCGACGCCGGCATCGAGGTCGTCTACACGCACCGTGGCGACCCCGGCGAGAAGATCGACGCCATCCCGCTGGAGCTCAGCGTCGGCAAGCTGGAGACGTACGACGCGTTCGCCGCCGAGCTGCGCCGGGTGCTGCGCGACCGGTTCGGCCGCGAGGACTTCGACTTCCTGGTCAACAACGCCGGGGTCGGCATCCACGCGTCGATCGCCGAGACCACCGTCGAGGCCTTCGACGAGCTGCTGGACGTGCACTGGCGCGGGATGTTCTTCCTCACCCAGAAGCTGCTCCCGCTGATCGCCGACGGCGGCCGGATCATCAACCTGTCGACCGGGCTGGCCCGGTTCACCGGCGACAACTACGCGGCGTACGCCGCGATGAAGGGCGCCGTCGAGGTCTTCACCAGGTACCTGGCCAAGGAGCTCGGGCCGCGCCGCATCACCGCGAACGTGGTGGCGCCCGGCGCGACGGCCACCGACTTCGCCGGCGGCATGCTGCGCGACAACGAGCAGGTCCGGGCCGGCCTGGCGAGCGTGATCGCGCTGGGCCGGGTGGGCGAGCCGGCGGAGATCGCCGGGGTGATCGCGGCGATGCTCGGCGAGGGCACCGGCTGGATCAACGGCCAGCGGATCGAGGCCTCCGGCGGGATGCGGCTCTAG
- a CDS encoding sensor domain-containing diguanylate cyclase, with protein MRRPAGAADPVLLALVLGTVLLFPLFLTGLGGDRASWTAQTAIDLLDVYFAWRLATHPDVPAAGRRFWRAVIIACGACAAGDAFQTMTAYAGAGDRISVVQTALVVTGMAIAVGATLRHPLGGTGRRRLRLWLDAATVLTGVAVFLWYFLLADELGSPGDTGRWGAAATTLVMLLIAFGLLKLIFSGTAPFTRTAGMIGCLGLAGTSLGASVAGELFGDALPTGVLALVQLLPCVIMLSSLRLQLLHTRPADPARDRTPGHRPSRLPYLAVIATQILLVCALRGGEPGLRTWGVAVGAVAITTLVLGRQLSAVRDNERLVTELDQQREWFQALVQNTSDLTLVVSREGVVRYASPAAERVLGVDPADLVGTSLYERTYPDDLPTVDRHVACLIAEPGQSVATQVRWRHADGTYRWLDLISTDLHRNQNIRGVVINARDASETRALHDELQRQATHDALTGLANRVLLQRRIDEVAETAGPAGISMLLIDLDGFKAINDRHGHHTGDQVLVRVAERLAGVLGAGEVAARLGGDEFAVLLPGAGPDEAARLAERIAVVVAEPMMIGEQWLTVGASAGVASGLAGEGDRLLREADAAMYRRKHDRKANAQPVR; from the coding sequence ATGCGCAGACCAGCCGGCGCCGCCGACCCCGTGCTGCTCGCCCTGGTGCTCGGCACGGTGCTGCTGTTCCCGCTCTTCCTCACCGGGCTGGGCGGCGACCGCGCCTCGTGGACCGCGCAGACGGCGATCGACCTGCTGGACGTCTACTTCGCGTGGCGGCTGGCCACCCACCCGGACGTCCCGGCGGCCGGCCGCCGCTTCTGGCGGGCGGTGATCATCGCGTGCGGCGCGTGCGCGGCCGGTGACGCGTTCCAGACCATGACGGCGTACGCCGGAGCCGGCGACCGGATCAGCGTGGTGCAGACCGCCCTGGTGGTGACCGGGATGGCGATCGCGGTCGGCGCGACGCTGCGGCACCCGCTCGGCGGCACCGGCCGGCGGCGGCTGCGCCTCTGGCTGGACGCCGCCACCGTGCTCACCGGCGTCGCCGTCTTCCTCTGGTACTTCCTGCTCGCCGACGAGCTGGGCAGCCCGGGCGACACCGGCCGGTGGGGTGCCGCGGCCACCACACTGGTGATGTTGCTGATCGCGTTCGGCCTGCTCAAACTGATCTTCAGTGGTACCGCGCCGTTCACCCGGACCGCCGGGATGATCGGCTGTCTCGGGCTGGCCGGGACCTCACTGGGCGCCTCGGTGGCCGGCGAGCTCTTCGGCGACGCGCTGCCGACCGGCGTGCTCGCCCTGGTCCAGCTGCTCCCCTGCGTGATCATGCTGAGCTCGCTGCGGCTCCAGCTGCTGCACACCCGCCCGGCCGACCCGGCGCGGGACCGGACGCCCGGGCACCGGCCGAGCCGGCTGCCGTACCTCGCGGTGATCGCCACCCAGATCCTGCTGGTGTGCGCGCTCCGCGGCGGCGAGCCCGGCCTGCGTACCTGGGGCGTGGCGGTGGGCGCGGTGGCCATCACCACGCTGGTGCTGGGCCGCCAGCTCTCCGCGGTGCGCGACAACGAGCGGCTGGTCACCGAGCTGGACCAGCAGCGGGAGTGGTTCCAGGCGCTGGTGCAGAACACCTCCGACCTGACCCTCGTGGTGTCCCGCGAGGGCGTCGTCAGGTACGCCAGTCCGGCCGCCGAGCGGGTGCTCGGCGTGGACCCGGCGGACCTGGTCGGCACCTCGCTGTACGAGCGCACGTACCCGGACGATCTCCCGACGGTGGACCGGCACGTGGCGTGCCTGATCGCCGAGCCGGGGCAGAGCGTGGCCACGCAGGTGCGGTGGCGGCACGCCGACGGGACGTACCGATGGCTGGATCTGATCAGCACCGACCTGCACCGGAACCAGAACATCCGGGGCGTGGTGATCAATGCCCGGGACGCCAGTGAGACCCGCGCGCTGCACGACGAGTTGCAGCGCCAGGCCACCCACGACGCGCTGACCGGGCTGGCCAACCGGGTGCTGCTGCAACGCCGGATCGACGAGGTCGCCGAGACCGCCGGCCCGGCCGGGATCAGCATGCTGCTGATCGACCTGGACGGGTTCAAGGCGATCAACGACCGGCACGGGCATCACACCGGCGACCAGGTGCTGGTGCGGGTCGCCGAACGGCTGGCCGGGGTGCTCGGTGCCGGTGAGGTGGCCGCCCGGCTGGGCGGCGACGAGTTCGCCGTGCTGCTGCCCGGCGCCGGGCCGGACGAGGCGGCGCGGCTGGCCGAGCGGATCGCCGTGGTGGTCGCCGAGCCGATGATGATCGGCGAGCAGTGGCTGACCGTCGGCGCCAGCGCCGGGGTGGCCTCCGGGCTGGCGGGCGAGGGCGACCGGCTGCTGCGCGAGGCGGACGCCGCGATGTACCGGCGCAAGCACGACCGCAAGGCGAACGCCCAGCCGGTGCGCTGA
- a CDS encoding S1 family peptidase, whose amino-acid sequence MRLRSALAAVAAAAAVLAGPAPAHAAPLAGPAPAHAATLAATTLASTITLSNCSASLVRYPTSVSTDRAMMLTNGHCYEGGLIPAGTVLQNRSSSRSGTLLNSSGRSLGTVRADRILYATMTGTDVTLYRLTTTYATLSSRYGATALTISASHPAAGISIGIPSSYWKRIWSCRIDSFVGTLREDEWTWHDSIRYDPDCDTIHGTSGSPIVSATTGEIVGINNTGNDDGEMCTLNNPCEVDANGTTHAYQGQSYGEQTYWFTTCLTSSRTIDLTKSGCLLTKP is encoded by the coding sequence ATGCGCCTACGCAGCGCCCTCGCCGCCGTCGCGGCCGCCGCCGCGGTCCTGGCCGGACCGGCCCCGGCACACGCCGCACCGCTGGCCGGACCGGCCCCGGCACACGCCGCGACCCTGGCCGCCACCACCCTGGCATCCACCATCACGCTGAGCAACTGCTCCGCCTCGCTGGTCCGCTACCCCACCTCGGTCAGCACCGACCGGGCCATGATGCTCACCAACGGACACTGTTACGAGGGCGGCCTGATACCGGCCGGCACCGTCCTGCAGAACCGCAGCAGCAGCCGCTCCGGCACCCTGCTGAACAGCAGCGGCAGGTCCCTCGGCACGGTCCGCGCCGACCGGATCCTGTACGCCACGATGACCGGCACCGACGTCACGCTGTACCGGCTCACCACCACCTACGCCACCCTCAGCAGCCGTTACGGGGCGACCGCGCTGACCATCTCGGCCAGCCACCCGGCCGCCGGGATCAGCATCGGCATCCCGTCCAGCTACTGGAAGCGGATCTGGTCCTGCCGGATCGACAGCTTCGTCGGCACGCTCCGCGAGGACGAGTGGACCTGGCACGACTCGATCCGCTACGACCCGGACTGCGACACCATCCACGGCACCTCCGGTTCACCCATCGTCAGCGCCACCACCGGCGAGATCGTCGGGATCAACAACACCGGCAACGACGACGGCGAGATGTGCACCCTGAACAACCCGTGCGAGGTCGACGCGAACGGGACCACGCACGCCTACCAGGGCCAGAGCTACGGCGAGCAGACGTACTGGTTCACCACCTGCCTGACCAGCTCGCGCACCATCGACCTGACCAAGTCCGGCTGCCTGCTGACCAAGCCGTAG
- a CDS encoding DUF397 domain-containing protein encodes MLAHQINGAVWRKGSRSNGNGGNNCVEVAFLDEGIAVRDSKNQMGPALLFTTAEWTAFVDSAKDGEFDIAS; translated from the coding sequence TTGCTCGCGCACCAGATCAACGGTGCCGTCTGGCGGAAAGGCAGTCGCAGCAACGGTAACGGTGGCAACAACTGTGTCGAGGTTGCGTTCCTCGACGAGGGAATCGCCGTCCGTGACAGCAAGAACCAGATGGGACCAGCTCTCTTGTTCACGACGGCGGAGTGGACCGCCTTCGTGGACTCTGCCAAGGACGGCGAGTTCGATATCGCTTCGTGA
- a CDS encoding helix-turn-helix domain-containing protein — MSDIEGPTLRRRRLGVELKRCREAAGLTQQEVSRHFEWHSAKVTRIETARVAVTPRDVRDLLTLYRVEEEEYREALVDLARSSRQRSWWTDYRDIMRPGNFVGLEAAATSMRSWEPIILPGLLQTEAYMRALISTGRSNDPPPRIDRRISLRLTRQTRLTGERPLELAAIVDEATVRRMVGGADVMKAQLEHLIEIAKLSNVSLQIMPFDAGEHPFLGGAATLLEFRDTTLSDVVYLEGLAGDYYEEQPPEVARYRQEFERLSTRALDHRTTIKMIEGLLTA, encoded by the coding sequence GTGTCCGATATCGAGGGTCCGACACTGCGCCGCCGCCGTCTCGGCGTCGAGCTCAAACGGTGCCGCGAGGCGGCCGGCTTGACCCAGCAGGAGGTGTCCCGGCATTTCGAGTGGCACTCCGCGAAGGTCACTCGGATCGAGACCGCGCGGGTCGCCGTGACGCCCCGCGATGTCCGAGATCTACTGACCCTCTACCGGGTCGAGGAGGAGGAGTACCGGGAGGCGCTGGTCGACCTCGCCCGGTCGTCCCGGCAGCGCTCCTGGTGGACCGACTACCGCGACATCATGCGCCCGGGGAACTTCGTCGGGCTGGAGGCGGCCGCCACGTCGATGCGTTCCTGGGAGCCGATCATCCTGCCCGGCCTGCTGCAAACCGAGGCGTACATGCGGGCACTGATCAGTACCGGTCGATCGAACGACCCGCCGCCGCGCATCGACAGGCGCATCTCGCTACGACTCACCCGGCAGACCCGACTGACCGGCGAGCGTCCGCTGGAACTGGCCGCGATCGTCGACGAGGCGACGGTCCGGCGCATGGTCGGCGGCGCGGACGTCATGAAGGCCCAGCTCGAACATTTGATAGAAATAGCTAAATTGTCGAATGTATCGCTTCAAATCATGCCGTTCGACGCCGGTGAGCATCCGTTCCTCGGTGGAGCTGCCACACTTTTGGAATTCCGGGATACCACTCTTTCGGATGTTGTCTATCTCGAAGGTCTCGCGGGAGACTATTACGAGGAGCAGCCGCCTGAGGTTGCCCGATACCGGCAGGAGTTCGAGCGATTGAGCACGAGGGCGCTCGACCATCGCACCACCATCAAGATGATCGAGGGTCTGCTCACCGCCTAG
- a CDS encoding GOLPH3/VPS74 family protein encodes MLADQYYLIAHEDRTGRSRLHPRATGLGLAAALLSELVLEGRIGVSEGDLFIIDQRPPRDALSHDILDLLCAQSQHRDVRTWLAFLAQDSALRVAERLMRVGAVEAVTRRRMLGSTQTLYMPNTARQRNAAAWASTRIANMLVRGMELSASDRMLVGIVVATGLTRHVMYGFENYPHIYHGLPSMIASLPNDLRELVECTESSVGSALTVGRR; translated from the coding sequence GTGTTGGCTGACCAGTACTACCTGATCGCACACGAGGATCGCACCGGCCGGTCCAGGCTGCATCCCCGCGCGACCGGCCTGGGGCTGGCCGCGGCATTGCTCTCCGAACTCGTGCTCGAAGGGCGCATCGGCGTCAGTGAAGGCGACCTTTTCATCATTGATCAACGGCCGCCGCGCGACGCGCTCTCGCACGACATTCTCGATCTCCTCTGCGCCCAGTCACAACACCGCGATGTACGCACCTGGTTGGCCTTCCTGGCGCAGGATTCCGCGCTGCGGGTCGCCGAGCGCCTGATGCGCGTCGGCGCCGTCGAGGCGGTCACCCGGCGCCGGATGCTGGGCAGCACCCAGACGCTCTACATGCCGAACACCGCCCGCCAGCGCAACGCCGCCGCCTGGGCCTCCACCCGGATCGCCAACATGCTGGTCCGCGGCATGGAGCTGAGCGCCAGCGACCGGATGCTGGTGGGCATCGTGGTCGCCACCGGCCTGACCCGGCACGTCATGTACGGCTTCGAGAACTACCCGCACATCTACCACGGGCTGCCCAGCATGATCGCCTCTCTCCCGAACGACCTGCGCGAGCTCGTCGAGTGCACGGAGTCGTCGGTCGGGTCGGCGCTGACGGTGGGACGCCGGTGA
- a CDS encoding APC family permease — MSRGRHQRRRDNVDRWAGTMLTELHARSGGPADIVSQTLASNRLGVPSVVFFGVAGAAPLTVIIGAISTIYAVVGNTALPLVYLVVAAILSLFTVGFVAMSRHIVNSGAFYSYISHGLGRELGISAALVALAAYSMMQAGLFGLFGVVASSVLGAVGVSASWVACALVAWAVVAVLGMLWVDLSGKVLGVLLVAEIAVVLIYDLVMVANPGSGGVSFAPLNPEQLMTPEVVAMMVLAISGFTGFEATVVLSEEAKDPKRTITRATHIALLITGLMCALSAWAMSVGAGTDQIAGLARQQTTNLVFSLVGPHVPDIMITLGYVLFMTSIFAALLAFHAAVSRYQFALGRERILPSRWGYTHPRTGAPVVGSITQSVLALAVIVGYWLAGADPLVQLFGYLTSVGGLGVLILMWGTSAAVIAFFLRHPHRENAWRSKITPIISFFLLSVILFATVVGLGDILGLADDSIFNWAFSAGYAVLAVLGALWAVMVRYSRPEAYASIGRGVDNRPVVDFFEPPPPHSHSVAFQQHPHFEQGPYEQAPYEQAPYEQFGPFPPFDQVGKPQ, encoded by the coding sequence GTGAGCCGAGGACGCCACCAGCGCCGCCGGGACAACGTCGACCGCTGGGCCGGGACGATGCTGACCGAGCTGCACGCGCGCTCGGGCGGCCCGGCTGACATCGTCAGCCAGACCCTGGCCAGCAACCGGCTCGGGGTGCCGTCGGTGGTCTTCTTCGGCGTGGCCGGCGCCGCGCCGCTCACCGTGATCATCGGGGCCATCTCGACGATCTACGCGGTGGTCGGCAACACCGCGCTGCCCCTGGTCTACCTGGTGGTCGCCGCGATCCTGTCGCTGTTCACCGTCGGGTTCGTGGCGATGAGCCGGCACATCGTCAACTCCGGGGCGTTCTACTCGTACATCAGCCACGGGCTGGGCCGCGAGCTCGGCATCTCCGCCGCGCTGGTCGCCCTCGCCGCGTACTCGATGATGCAGGCCGGTCTCTTCGGCCTGTTCGGCGTGGTCGCGTCGAGCGTGCTCGGCGCGGTCGGGGTGAGCGCCTCCTGGGTCGCCTGCGCCCTGGTGGCCTGGGCGGTCGTCGCGGTACTCGGGATGCTCTGGGTCGACCTGAGCGGCAAGGTGCTGGGTGTCCTGCTGGTCGCCGAGATCGCCGTGGTGCTGATCTACGACCTGGTGATGGTCGCCAACCCGGGCAGCGGCGGGGTCAGCTTCGCTCCGCTCAACCCGGAACAGCTGATGACCCCCGAGGTGGTGGCCATGATGGTGCTCGCCATCAGCGGCTTCACCGGCTTCGAGGCCACCGTGGTGCTCTCCGAGGAGGCGAAGGACCCGAAGCGCACCATCACCCGCGCGACCCACATCGCCCTGCTGATCACCGGCCTGATGTGCGCACTCTCCGCCTGGGCCATGTCGGTCGGCGCGGGCACCGACCAGATCGCCGGCCTGGCCCGGCAGCAGACCACCAACCTGGTCTTCAGCCTGGTCGGCCCGCACGTGCCGGACATCATGATCACCCTGGGCTACGTGCTGTTCATGACCAGTATCTTCGCCGCCCTGCTGGCCTTCCACGCGGCGGTCTCGCGCTACCAGTTCGCCCTCGGCCGGGAGCGGATCCTGCCCAGCCGGTGGGGATACACCCACCCGCGGACCGGTGCGCCGGTGGTCGGCTCGATCACGCAGAGCGTGCTGGCCCTCGCGGTGATCGTCGGGTACTGGCTGGCCGGCGCCGACCCGCTGGTCCAGCTCTTCGGCTATCTCACCTCGGTCGGCGGCCTCGGCGTGCTGATCCTGATGTGGGGCACCTCGGCCGCGGTTATCGCGTTCTTCCTGCGGCATCCGCACCGGGAGAACGCGTGGCGCAGCAAGATCACGCCGATCATTTCGTTCTTCCTGCTCAGCGTCATCCTGTTCGCCACCGTGGTGGGCCTCGGCGACATCCTGGGCCTGGCCGACGACTCGATCTTCAACTGGGCGTTCTCGGCCGGGTACGCCGTGCTCGCCGTGCTCGGCGCGCTCTGGGCGGTCATGGTGCGGTACTCGCGGCCGGAGGCGTACGCCTCGATCGGGCGTGGCGTGGACAACCGGCCGGTCGTGGACTTCTTCGAGCCACCGCCGCCGCACTCGCACTCGGTGGCGTTCCAGCAGCACCCGCACTTCGAGCAGGGTCCGTACGAGCAGGCCCCCTACGAGCAGGCTCCGTACGAGCAGTTCGGTCCGTTCCCGCCGTTCGACCAAGTAGGGAAACCCCAATGA
- a CDS encoding GNAT family N-acetyltransferase — protein MTYAIQELVIRHVSPFDTEEITDLVAAAMGDGPVARWLQPDPVLRRRTAPGYFEIFVDYALQYGEVYSTADAEDGRMCGVALWFPLTSLIPPPADYDRRIKEATETASDRVHVLDAAIEAHHPVEPHHYLAFLAVRPDRQNEGIGSALLDRHHARLDRAGLPAYLEANDPRNRDLYLRHGYQVRSVIQLPAGPLLWGMWRAPMG, from the coding sequence ATGACGTACGCCATCCAGGAACTCGTGATCCGGCACGTGTCACCGTTCGACACCGAGGAGATCACCGACCTCGTGGCCGCGGCGATGGGCGACGGTCCGGTCGCCCGCTGGCTGCAGCCCGATCCGGTGCTGCGCCGGCGTACGGCGCCCGGCTACTTCGAGATCTTCGTGGACTACGCCCTGCAGTACGGGGAGGTGTACAGCACCGCCGACGCCGAGGACGGCCGGATGTGCGGGGTGGCCCTCTGGTTCCCGTTGACCTCGCTGATCCCGCCGCCGGCCGACTACGACCGCCGGATCAAGGAGGCCACCGAGACCGCGTCCGACCGGGTGCACGTCCTGGACGCGGCGATCGAGGCGCACCACCCGGTGGAGCCCCACCACTACCTGGCTTTCCTGGCCGTCCGGCCGGACAGGCAGAACGAGGGCATCGGCAGCGCGCTGCTCGATCGTCATCACGCCCGGCTGGACCGGGCCGGGCTGCCGGCCTATCTGGAGGCCAACGATCCGCGTAACCGGGATCTCTACCTCCGGCACGGGTACCAGGTCCGGTCCGTGATCCAGTTGCCCGCCGGCCCGCTCCTGTGGGGCATGTGGAGGGCGCCTATGGGTTGA